From a single Silene latifolia isolate original U9 population chromosome 6, ASM4854445v1, whole genome shotgun sequence genomic region:
- the LOC141586189 gene encoding protein LEAD-SENSITIVE 1-like, with protein sequence MGLLSHRVEKDEIKPGDHIYTWRALFTYSHHGIYVGGSKVVHFTPDRDRKLSSESSASSDLKTDIPSSCPTFPDCGFRQPASGVILSCVDCFLRKGSLYLFEYGVTPSAFIAKVRGGSTTAQPDPSETVIHRAMHLLQNGFGNYNVFQNNCEDFALYCKTGLLIVDTQGVGRSGQASSVVGAPLAAILSSPLKFLMPSPVGVATVTAGMYCMSRYATDIGVRTDVIKVPVEDLAVNLGWEENEVEEVFDEATLDDLITL encoded by the exons ATGGGTTTGTTAAGCCATAGAGTCGAGAAAGATGAGATTAAACCTGGAGATCATATTTACACTTGGAGAGCTCTTTTCACTTACTCTCATcatg GAATCTATGTTGGCGGAAGCAAAGTTGTTCACTTCACACCAGACCGTGATAGGAAACTAAGCTCCGAGTCTAGTGCCAGTTCAGATCTTAaaacggacatcccttcctcgtgTCCCACCTTCCCTGATTGTGGATTCAGGCAACCGGCCAGTGGGGTCATATTATCGTGTGTGGACTGCTTTCTTAGGAAGGGATCCCTTTACTTATTTGAATATGGAGTCACCCCATCTGCCTTTATTGCCAAAGTTAGGGGTGGAAGCACCACTGCACAACCTGACCCGTCTGAAACCGTCATTCACAGGGCAATGCATCTTCTACAAAATGGCTTCGGAAACTATAACGTATTCCAAAACAACTGTGAGGACTTTGCGTTATACTGTAAAACGGGTTTATTGATAGTTGACACCCAAGGGGTTGGACGGAGCGGTCAAGCTTCATCTGTTGTTGGGGCCCCACTTGCTGCTATCCTTTCTTCACCTCTCAAGTTTTTGATGCCTAGCCCTGTGGGTGTAGCTACAGTGACAGCTGGCATGTACTGTATGAGCCGTTATGCCACTGATATTGGTGTTCGGACTGATGTGATCAAGGTACCAGTAGAAGACCTAGCTGTTAACCTCGGGTGGGAAGAAAATGAGGTAGAAGAAGTTTTTGATGAGGCGACTTTGGATGACTTGATTACGTTGTGA
- the LOC141587450 gene encoding aluminum-activated malate transporter 10-like, with product MSAEGQGCKIDICDETVKVLEPRPSAGMQGLQYLISRFVMKKRFCLEDLWKISIEDPKKFIHCLKVGLALTIVSIFYYMRPLYDALGGNTMWALMTIGLVFEYTVGATLSKSINRVIATISGGLLGIGINWITSHCQKQYEPVITGISVFFPYIQVGYLSTSANLKQVASLRKTIWLKSRKDTSYTKSCILTNSYQEKFARWEPAHGHHRSRHPWKQYLVICAAARNCAYCIDNLNSCVNSEIQVKTCIQENCTKLSFCLSEVLKEMVIVIKTRINSSRINFLIKEMNSGAEDLRNSLLSLPPLTFDNTVQENTDVPALGFIATLMIEIVARVEETVMAVDKLATVAEFKIQDDERKSEYKESSECIEITDSCDQRVIHVLEHV from the exons ATGTCTGCTGAAGGTCAAGGATGCAAAATCGACATATGTGATGAGACAGTGAAAGTCCTCGAGCCAAGGCCATCAGCAGGAATGCAGGGCCTGCAATATTTGATAAGTAGGTTTGTGATGAAGAAACGTTTCTGTTTGGAGGACTTGTGGAAGATAAGCATTGAAGATCCGAAAAAGTTCATCCATTGCCTTAAAGTCGGACTTGCCTTAACAATTGTGTCAATTTTCTATTACATGAGACCGTTATATGATGCCCTTGGAGGGAATACAATGTGGGCATTAATGACAATCGGGTTAGTATTTGAGTATACAGTCG GTGCTACTTTAAGTAAAAGTATCAATAGAGTCATTGCAACCATTTCTGGAGGATTACTAGGCATCGGAATCAATTGGATTACGAGTCACTGCCAAAAACAGTACGAGCCTGTAATCACTGGAATCTCGGTTTTTTTTCCTTACATTCAGGTTGGGTATCTGAGTACTTCAGCAAATCTGAAACAAGTAGCATCCCTGAGAAAGACGATATGGTTAAAAAGCCGCAAGGATACAAGT TACACTAAATCTTGCATTCTTACCAATTCTTATCAGGAGAAATTTGCCAGATGGGAGCCAGCTCATGGACACCACCGCTCTAGGCATCCATGGAAGCAGTATCTCGTGATTTGTGCAGCAGCGCGCAACTGCGCTTACTGCATTGATAACTTAAACAGCTGTGTTAACTCTGAAATTCAGGTGAAAACCTGCATCCAGGAAAATTGTACAAAGCTGAGTTTTTGTTTATCTGAGGTTCTGAAAGAAATGGTTATCGTGATTAAAACAAGGATAAATTCATCACGCATAAATTTCTTAATCAAAGAGATGAACTCTGGAGCAGAAGACCTTCGAAATTCTTTGTTATCTCTGCCACCATTAACTTTTGATAACACAGTACAGGAAAATACTGATGTTCCTGCATTGGGTTTCATAGCGACTTTGATGATCGAAATAGTGGCCAGAGTCGAAGAGACTGTTATGGCAGTCGATAAGCTAGCTACCGTGGCAGAGTTTAAGATCCAAGACGACGAGAGGAAATCTGAATACAAGGAAAGTAGTGAATGCATTGAAATTACAGATAGTTGTGATCAAAGAGTCATACATGTTCTTGAACATGTATGA
- the LOC141587452 gene encoding aluminum-activated malate transporter 10-like gives MSSRGNLEWTINVSDGTTKVLEPERGLVGRIRDEVRSSITGFFKRIWRFFVEAWSIGVVEPKKFIHCFKVGFALCVVSLFYYMRPLYEGVGGTAMWAIMTVVVAFEYTVGATICKSFNRTVATTLAGSLGLGIHWIASQCGLKYEPIVLGVFIFIFAAIATFSRFIPYVKARFDYGALIFILTFSLISVSGYRVEKLVQMAQERVSTIAIGTSLCILTSMLISPAWAGSQLHNQTITNIEKLANSLEGYVAEYFSSEDSNGNVVPEDGLNKKLLGYKCVLNSKASEEVMANFARWEPSHGRFYFSYPWQQYLLINAAARSCAYCIDNLNTCIDSETQIQTPEYLKQHIKKYCMKLSICSSKVLKEVATTIRTNMKSTNIDFAVDEMNNEVEDLQTALKSLPYAVQQQSKTEKTVQQNDEKLEPPSEASMLDVLSVGTLVTLLIEAVGRIEQIVDAVDTLASIAEFKNQNEKKMQQKQSSEDTETNCHDQEAMKALEKV, from the exons ATGTCGTCTCGAGGAAATTTGGAATGGACGATTAATGTGTCGGATGGGACGACAAAGGTATTAGAGCCTGAAAGAGGGTTAGTAGGGAGAATTCGAGATGAGGTTAGGAGTTCGATCACTGGGTTTTTTAAGAGGATATGGAGGTTTTTCGTCGAAGCTTGGAGTATAGGTGTAGTTGAACCAAAGAAGTTTATACATTGCTTCAAAGTAGGGTTTGCCCTATGTGTTGTTTCGCTCTTTTATTATATGAGACCGTTGTATGAAGGTGTCGGAGGGACTGCAATGTGGGCTATTATGACCGTTGTTGTCGCCTTTGAATATACCGTTG GTGCAACCATATGCAAATCCTTCAACAGAACAGTCGCAACGACCTTAGCAGGATCACTAGGACTCGGAATTCATTGGATCGCAAGTCAATGTGGTCTGAAGTACGAACCCATAGTCCTTGGagttttcattttcatatttg CTGCAATAGCAACCTTTTCTCGGTTCATCCCGTATGTGAAGGCCCGATTTGATTATGGAGCTTTGATTTTCATCCTCACCTTCAGCCTCATCTCAGTATCAGGATACCGCGTAGAAAAGTTGGTTCAAATGGCTCAGGAAAGGGTTTCCACAATTGCCATAGGGACCTCCCTATGCATCCTTACAAGCATGCTGATTTCGCCTGCATGGGCCGGGAGTCAGCTTCATAATCAGACCATTACCAACATAGAGAAACTTGCCAATTCCTTGGAAG GTTATGTAGCCGAGTACTTCAGCAGTGAAGACAGCAACGGCAACGTTGTTCCTGAGGacggattaaataaaaagttATTAGGATACAAGTGTGTTCTGAACTCAAAGGCATCTGAAGAAGTTATG GCCAATTTTGCGCGATGGGAGCCTTCACATGGACGCTTCTACTTCAGCTATCCGTGGCAACAGTACCTCCTGATTAATGCAGCTGCGCGCAGCTGTGCTTATTGCATTGATAACCTAAACACCTGCATTGACTCTGAAACACAG ATACAGACGCCCGAGTACTTGAAGCAGCACATCAAGAAGTACTGCATGAAGTTGAGCATCTGCTCGTCGAAGGTCTTGAAAGAAGTAGCCACCACAATCAGGACAAACATGAAATCAACCAACATTGATTTCGCAGTTGACGAGATGAATAATGAAGTTGAAGATCTTCAGACCGCTCTGAAATCTCTGCCATATGCTGTTCAACAACAATCAAAAACTGAAAAAACAGTTCAGCAAAATGACGAGAAATTAGAGCCTCCTAGCGAAGCTTCCATGTTGGACGTTTTGTCTGTAGGTACACTAGTGACTTTGTTGATTGAAGCGGTTGGAAGAATTGAACAAATAGTTGACGCAGTTGACACGCTTGCTAGTATAGCTGAATTTAAGAACCAAAACGAAAAGAAAATGCAACAAAAACAATCAAGTGAAGACACGGAAACAAATTGCCATGATCAAGAAGCAATGAAGGCCTTGGAAAAGGTCTGA